The Halococcus agarilyticus genome includes the window TCCCAACCACCACATCGGCGAGACGACGGTCGCCGTTTCCGTCGACGATCCGTCGTGGGTGGAGATTCCGGTGAATCACGACGTGGGCGAGGAACAAGGCGTGTTCCTCGTCCTCCGGAACCCGGACGGCGTCCGTGTCCACTCCAGGGAGCGCGAATTGACCGGCGTTATGGCCTTCCCTGAGGTCGAACACCACTCCCACAGTATCGATGGACTCCCCGAACAGTCCGCATTCTGGGGCCAGCCCGACCAGCACGAGATGGCACCGTTCGACTGGGTGCCGTGTTTCCGGACGACGCCAGCGTCGGCGACGCCGCTGTTCGCGGCCGAGAACGTCGTCGACGGCTATTCGCGGCCGTGCGGGCTGGGCCACAGTTGGATCTCAGCACCGTTCGAACCCGCGGGCGGAAACGCCGACGGGGCGGTGGCGACCGAAGCCGAGTGGGTCGAGTTCGCGTGGGACGAGACCCGGACGGTGAGTACCGTCCAATTCGCCTGCAACACCCGTCTCAACGAGTGGTTCAATATTTACGGCGAGGAGGCACGCGCCGAACCCGAAACCGTCCGTGACTACCGCGTCGAGGTCGAACGCGACGACGAGTGGGAGACAGTGGTACGAGAGACGGACAACTACCAGCGCTTCAGACGCCACTCGTTCGAGCCCGTCGAAACCGACCGCTTCCGGGTTGTCGTCGAGGCGACGAACGGCGTCCCGTGGGTCGAACTGTTCGAAGTCCGCGCCTACGGTCCCGACCACGATCTCCCGCTTCCCGAGCGCTGAGGAGTATGACGGCCCGCGTCAACGACTTCGAAGAGGCCGCCGCCGACCCGCAGGTCGAGCACAACGAGATGATCGTCGAAGTCGACCATCCCCACGAGGGCACCTTCCGCACGACCGGCACCAGAGAAACGCGGACGTTTTAATTTATGGAAAGGTATTTAGGTATCGAAACAGGACGTGTGGTGATGTCTGACTATACCACGGATATCGATAGACGTAAAGCGCTCGAGATATCTGGTTCCGCCTCGGCTCTCTTCCTCGCTGGATGTGCAGACAGTGGAAGCAGCGGTCAGGGCTCAAACAGCAACGGCACGGGGCAGGACGCTGCCGGCAACGACACCGGTTCGAGCGGTGGCGACTCCGGCCAGCAGAAGGTCAGGCTGCTGACCCACTACGGCTCCGAGACCGAAGTTTTCAACGGCATCATCGACCGGTTCGAGGAAGAAAACGGCGCGACAGTCGAGCTGACGCAGATACCGCCGGCGAACTACTGGCAGCAGTTCTCGACGGCACTCGGCACGTCCAACGCCCCGGACATGTGGGGCAAAGGGCCCGGGCCTGGAGAGCTCGGAAAGTACGTCGCCCGCGGCGTGCCGGTCGATCTCAGCGAGCATCTCGAACAGAGCTTCGTGGACGAGTTCGCCGGGACTCGCACCTGTCGGTACGAAGGCGAGGACATTCTGTCCTGGCAGTCCCAGGACGGGGCCCTCTACGGTCTCCCGATCGACGTCTTCGGCTGGTGTTACTGGTACAACAGGGACGTACTGGCCGATATCGGTATCGACGAGTCGAAGGTGAAGCGCCGGTCGGACATGACGTGGCAGGAGTTCCGGGACGTTCTTCAGCAGGCGAAAGACGCCGGATACACGCCGATCGTGATGGGTGGGAACAAGAACATGGACCTCATCGGCATCTGGGTCGCCGATTCGCTGTTCAAGCAGGTGGGTGCGCAGACGATGACGCAGACGCTGCTGGGAAGAAACGACAGGAAACTCAACGAGGAACCGTTCGTCGAAGCGATGCGGAAGTATCAGCGTCTGTACGACGATGGGTTGATCAACGAGTCCGTGACGGCCATCACCCGTCCACAGTCGGTGAACCTCTTTTATAACGGCGATGCCGCCTTCTACTCACAGGGCAGTTGGATGCCCAGTCAGATCGATCGGATGATCGGCGAGGACGCCCCCGAGATTCACGAGAAGATGGGATACTTCTGGCATCCGTACTATCCCGACGCGTACCAAGACGGGAAAGACGAGCGTTACGGTGCCACTGGCAACGTCATGGCCCTGAACAAGCAGAGCATCGAAGAGCGTGGCAACATGGACGAATCGATAGCGTTTCTGAAGCACTTCTTCAACCAGAACAACCAGCACGCGTTCTTCAGCGAAGGTGGTGTCCCGGTCGCTCGTGTCGACGCGTGGTCCGACCTCAACGAGGAACAGAAGGTCCAGCAGACGGTCATCGACCAACTGAACGAAGCGAGTACCACGTACCCGATCGCGTCGGGTGCCTTCCTACCGAGATCGTGGGAGGCGTTCGTCGCGGGAGTCGGTGATCTGTTCTCGGGAACGGACCCACAGAAGATCATGGACACCGTCGAATCCGCCAGACAGGACGACCTGGAAGAGTACTCCTGAGACCGTACCGAAACCGACCGCGTCGTCCGATCGGGGGCGATCGGCGGTTCGATCCCGCTGGGTAGATCGTTACGGGAACGGAGTCGGCGTGTCGCACGTTGTTCCATAACGAACGCTTATATACCTCGTCCGAGTACCGGTCGCCCGGGTACAATGGCGACAGCAGATGCGAGCATAGTCGACGGCCTGCGTTCGGTGAAGAATTCGTACAAACAGTGGATCTATCTTTTCCCCGCACTCGTTTTCTACATACCGCTCGTGCTCCTCCCAGTCCTGTTCGTCTTGTGGCTCAGCTTCAACTCTTGGGGAGGTGGGATCGAACAGCAGTACGTTGGCCTCGCCAACTTCGAATCCGTGTTCAGTAGCGACGTCTTCTACACGTCGCTGTGGCACAACATCGTCATTCTCGGTGTGAACCTGGTGGCTCACACTGTCGGAGCGTTACTGCTCGCGATGGCGCTACGGAAGGCTCACAGACGACTCCAGCCGCTCTTCCAGACGGCGATCCTGCTCCCGATGTCGCTCATGTCGGTCGCCGTCGCACTCATCTGGTCGCTTCTGCTGAACCCGGAACTCGGTGCGATCAACGCGATCATCGCTGCGCTCGGCATCGATTGGCAACCGATCTGGCTTGGCGATCCCGGCCTCGCCTTGCTGTCCGTGATCTTCGTCACGAACTGGTGGTGGTTCGGGTTCTGGGTCGTCATCTGGCTGGTTGGACTCTCCAGCATCGACGAGAAATACTACGAAGCAGCGGCCATGGACGGTGCCAATCGGTTACAGATATTCCTCTACGTGACACTCCCCCAGCTGAAGCAGTCGGCCGTTCTCGTGACCACCCTCACCACGATCAACGCGATCCGTCAGTTCGGACTGTTCTGGGTCATGACGGAAGGTGGCCCCGGACGAGCCACGGAGGTACTGCTCACGTGGATCTACAAGGTGGCGTTCTCCATCAACAGCTTCGGCCAAGCGGCCGCCGCCACGGTTCTTCTCTTCTCACTCATCCTGGTGTTCACGTTCGTCAACCTGAAACTCACCGGTGCCGGGAGTGAGGCGTGATGAGTGTCGCCTCGCGGACTCGGGAACTCGTACGGGAGGTCCGTTCCGAAACGATCGGTATCAGAAGCGCTGCTCTTCACCTCGCGATGTTCGGTATCGTGGCGATCTTCGTCGTCCCCGTGCTCATCTTCTTCATGAACAGCGTGAAATCCTCTTCGGGAATCTTCACTCGATCCTACGAGCTTCCGGAATCCATCACTCTCGGGAAGTACGTGACGGCGTGGACCCAAGGTGGGTTCTCACAGTACATGGTCAACAGCATTCTCGTCGTGGGTGTGAGCCTCCTGTTGATCCTCGTTTGCTCCACCCTGGCGGCGTACGCCATCGTCCGATTCGAGTTCCGAGGGAAGTACGTGGTCGTCTCGTTGGTGCTCGCGGGATTCATGATCCCGACGCAGGTGTTGTTCATCCCCCGGTTCGTCATGCTCAGCTGGGCGGGACTGATCGACACCCACCTGAGTCTCGTTCTGGTCTACGTGGCGAGTGCGCTCCCGTTCTCCATCTTCCTGCTCAGACAGTTCTTCGTCGGTATCCCGGCCTCGCTCGCCGAGGCAGCACAGCTCGACGGGTGTTCGGACTTCCAGACCTTCTACAGGATCTATCTACCGCTCGCGGTCCCCGCGATATCCGCCGTGTTCATCTTCCAGTTCGTCATCCTGTGGAACGAGTTCCTGTATGCGTTCACCTTCATCAGTTCCGACGGGCTGCGAACGCTGCCAGCAGGACTGCTCAACTACAGAGGGGCATACGGAACCGACTGGTCGAAGATGATGGCCGGTGTCGGGATCTCAGTTATCCCGACCATCATCGTGTTCGTCCTCTTCAGAAACCAGTTCCTCCGAAGTCTCAACATGCAGGCCAAAGGATAGCCCTCGCTGATCACGCCCAGACACGCTGAGGACCGGGCCATAACTCCGTCTTAGCGAGCGTGTGATCAAATGCGGCCAGTTCACTTATGTCGCCACGGGATGTTGTAACAACACTTTTGTACGAGAGAAGGAGTACTTTGGACGAAGATGGGCGCACTACAGATCAGTGGACTCACCAAGCGATTCGAGAATGACGGAAACGAGATCACCGCCGCCGACGACATCAGCATCGAGGTAGCTGACGGTGACTTTCTCGTGCTGGTTGGGCCGTCCGGCTGCGGAAAAACAACCACCCTTCGTTGCGTTGGTGGCCTAGAGAGACCCTCCGAGGGAAACATCAGTCTCGATGCCGAGTCGTTGGTTGGCAAGCCACCACAATCTCGAAACATCGCGATGGTGTTTCAGGATTACGCGCTCTATCCCCACATGACGGCCAGGGAGAACATGAGTTTCGGACTGAGGATGAACACAGACCTGTCCGCTGAGGAGATCGAGACAAGGGTCACGGATGTAGCCGAGATGATGGGGATCGAGAGCCTCTCGCAAAAGAAACCGGGCGAACTTTCCGGCGGACAA containing:
- a CDS encoding CoA transferase, with protein sequence MTARVNDFEEAAADPQVEHNEMIVEVDHPHEGTFRTTGTRETRTF
- a CDS encoding ABC transporter substrate-binding protein; protein product: MSDYTTDIDRRKALEISGSASALFLAGCADSGSSGQGSNSNGTGQDAAGNDTGSSGGDSGQQKVRLLTHYGSETEVFNGIIDRFEEENGATVELTQIPPANYWQQFSTALGTSNAPDMWGKGPGPGELGKYVARGVPVDLSEHLEQSFVDEFAGTRTCRYEGEDILSWQSQDGALYGLPIDVFGWCYWYNRDVLADIGIDESKVKRRSDMTWQEFRDVLQQAKDAGYTPIVMGGNKNMDLIGIWVADSLFKQVGAQTMTQTLLGRNDRKLNEEPFVEAMRKYQRLYDDGLINESVTAITRPQSVNLFYNGDAAFYSQGSWMPSQIDRMIGEDAPEIHEKMGYFWHPYYPDAYQDGKDERYGATGNVMALNKQSIEERGNMDESIAFLKHFFNQNNQHAFFSEGGVPVARVDAWSDLNEEQKVQQTVIDQLNEASTTYPIASGAFLPRSWEAFVAGVGDLFSGTDPQKIMDTVESARQDDLEEYS
- a CDS encoding carbohydrate ABC transporter permease, translated to MATADASIVDGLRSVKNSYKQWIYLFPALVFYIPLVLLPVLFVLWLSFNSWGGGIEQQYVGLANFESVFSSDVFYTSLWHNIVILGVNLVAHTVGALLLAMALRKAHRRLQPLFQTAILLPMSLMSVAVALIWSLLLNPELGAINAIIAALGIDWQPIWLGDPGLALLSVIFVTNWWWFGFWVVIWLVGLSSIDEKYYEAAAMDGANRLQIFLYVTLPQLKQSAVLVTTLTTINAIRQFGLFWVMTEGGPGRATEVLLTWIYKVAFSINSFGQAAAATVLLFSLILVFTFVNLKLTGAGSEA
- a CDS encoding carbohydrate ABC transporter permease, producing MFGIVAIFVVPVLIFFMNSVKSSSGIFTRSYELPESITLGKYVTAWTQGGFSQYMVNSILVVGVSLLLILVCSTLAAYAIVRFEFRGKYVVVSLVLAGFMIPTQVLFIPRFVMLSWAGLIDTHLSLVLVYVASALPFSIFLLRQFFVGIPASLAEAAQLDGCSDFQTFYRIYLPLAVPAISAVFIFQFVILWNEFLYAFTFISSDGLRTLPAGLLNYRGAYGTDWSKMMAGVGISVIPTIIVFVLFRNQFLRSLNMQAKG